The DNA sequence CAAATTGGATTTTAGGTTACATGGTATGGAGATACATGTGTGAGGTTTGCTGGTTTGCTGTATTGGATATAGTATAGATGCGCACTAAGGTAGATGTTGAGATATCTCTAATAAAATAGTGCTCTCGTGGTATTTGCAGGTGTAAATGAATATCCCTTCTTATATGCCCGTATGTTCTCTTCCATTGCTAAGTTCTCCTCCATGGTAATTATCTTTGTAATTCCCATCAACACAGTTAAGACTTTATCTTTTCTTTTGCTATGCAACTATATGGCTCACAATTAACTTGTTTGTTCAGGTCAGCCAGGGTCTAATTGAACACTTCCTATATGCAGCCATCAAGGCACTTAGCATGGATATGTGAGAACCTAATTTGGTACTTAATTCTTCTATCAATGAAAAATAAAGAACTTGGTTATTAATGATGATTAACTACATATAGGCCTCCACCTGTAAAAGTAGGGGCATGTAGAGCACTTTCTCAACTTTTACCTGATACACATGAAGAGGTTCTCCGTCCTCATTTCTTGGATTTATTTTCATCACTCACAGATCTTCTTAAGCATGTAAGTAACTATGAAAGTAAACTTCCTCCTTATTGTCTATTTTTTCCTCACTGTTGTTGAAGCTAAGGTTGAGTGTCTGCTCCACAGGCTTCTGATGAAACCATGCATCTAGTGCTTGAAACACTGCAGGAGACTGTAAAAGCAGGTTAGAAGAATATAAGACAGTATGAGTTCAACTTAGCACGCAGTATTGCTTTGGAGTTTAAAACTTTTTAGTGGAGTATCCTCCTAAAATTTTCGAAGCTCTCTTTGTTTGAAGTTTCTAACATATTTTTGCTTTTGTAGGCCCTGAGTTCGCAGTATCTACTGAGCCAGTTCTCTCTCCTATTATCCTCAATATGTGGGCTTCGAATGTTGTGGACCCTTTCGTCAGCATTGATGCTCTTGAGGTTCTGGAGGTAGTAATTGAAAGGCTTTTCTTTGATTACAAAAATCTAATGTAACAGTGTTATATGTTCTTCACCAGAAAATTGAAATTGGCATGTTACTGTATGCGTGATACAGTCTATAGATGGGAGCTCACTGTCAGCTAGGTTAATTTTAGATGACAGGCTCAACTGTTAAAGTCACCCAGTGTCTTAGTGTGCTAGTTAAATCTTTGGTATTGCTCTAGCAAAGTCTCCTCtcaattttagccaaaaattggATTGGTAGTCGATTGATGTTCGATCAAAACGGAACATCGACAAGTAGTACCGTTCCTGTTTCTGCTTCTGCTTCCCTATGATTTTGATTGGCAGGTGTAAGAAAATCAAACTATCATGCAATGTCGTGCCAAAACCAGGAGAACTTGGACTATTAACTGCATTTGTAAAAGTTATTTCTGTCTTTGAACCTATCTCCTTTCCTTGGGCTCAGGTTAATGAGCAACATATGTTTGTGGTTTGAAGTAACTGGACATCCATAATGAGCctttatatgtgtgtgtgtgagattaTGTTATATATAATGTTTTCCTTTCAGATGAATTCTCACTTTTCATACAGTTATCTTATTGAATTTAAAGATTTCTGTTCTGTGACGTAGTTTGCTCAAGTACTTTTAGTTATATTATCTTCTCTTATAATGTAAATTGACCTCCAATTTCCCTTTTGCTTGCAGGCAATAAAAAATGCTCCCGGTTGTATGCACCCACTGGTTTCTCGAGTTTTACCTTATATTGGGCCCATTCTAAATAAAGTATGCATGTGTTTTTAGGAATTAGattattacagaaagtttgtctTAGTTATAGTGTCTGATTGTTGTCGGCATCTTTCAGCCGCATCAGCAGCCAGAGGGTTTAGTTGCTGGTTCACTAGATCTCGTGACGATGTTGTTGAAGGTGATGTTCCACGTAAAATAAGGATCTCTGTGAATACCATCCTTATGTAACTTCTATATTTCCTTTTTGACTGGAAGATTTTCTGTTATAAAGGTTCTTATATAtcaattatgtttttatttcagaATGCCCCAACTCACATTGTAAAGGCGGTGTATGAAGTCTCTTTTGATCCTGTTGTTCGTATAGTCCTTCAAAGTGATGATCATAGTGAAATGCAGGTTACATTTTTGGACTTTGTTTTCTACTTGGCAATCGCTCCTAACATTCACTTCTGTTAGGATCACTTACTTTGCTCAGAAGTTAGAAGTAACCTATTGGTGTTTGTTTGAGTCCAGAATGCAACACAGTGCTTAGCTGCTCTTATATCCGGGGGGAAAGAAGAATTGCTTGCTTGGGGAGGTGATACTGCGTTCGCGATGAGAAGTTTGCTTGATGTGGCGTCAAGGTGGGGTTCTCATTCTTCCTTTTTTCATGAGCCTTATTAAACCGTTGAATTTCAAGTTGTCTGGTTATCATGCTTCATTTTGTAATATGGGGCTGGTAGAGCTCATCGGCCACTTGCCATCATCTTTTTTTGCTCAATGAATATCTTCGATTTTCCTCTTTAACATGATGTATAGAGGTCATATCAAGATACATGCATAACATAAGTTGATTAATCTGTTTAGGACTATGCGACTTTGCTGTTATAAGTGGAATGCCCAAAGGATAAGAATAAAAAAAAGATTAGAAGGTGAAAGTTGAAATCTTTTAGATTGCTGTAATACTTTTACCGTAGACGTTTAAATGTATGGGAGCTTTATGCTTCTCATGTGCTCTTTCTTTCTTCTGTGGTAGGGGTGTGGCTCTGGGAGGGGTACAACCCGATGGTAAGAAGTTAACCACATCTATACTGCTCGAGTATTAGTTTCTTCAGGTATTGGGAACCTGAGGCATCTATAATTGCTACATAAGTTAGAAGATCAGCTAGAAGGGATCATATTGAGCTTGTCCTGCTTTAACTTCCACTCTGTTTATTCATGATTAACTTGAAGAAATTGCTTGTGGTTTGAATATGTTGCTTTAGGCTTGTTTCTCAagttaaaaaattgaaaaatgaggGCTGCAGAATCATAGACATATCTACAATGTGGCTTGAATGATTGATTGTTTATGATCTTGCATGCAGGCTTCTGGATCCTGATTTAGAAAGTTCTGGAGCACTTTTTGTTGGGAGCTATATCCTTCAACTTATTCTGCATCTCCCTTCACAAATGGCCCAACATATCAGAGACCTGGTTGCTGCACTTGTGAGGCGCATGCAATCTTGTAAAATTTCTGGGTTAAGAAGCTCTTTGTTGGTTATTTTTGCCAGATTGGTATGATTTTCTCGTCCTTATTTTAGGATCTGTCTTTACATTTTTGGCTGGTAACTGCTGATTTATGTAGTCTCGTTTCGGTCGCACAATGAATTAAATTTGCATATATAGACATGCCACTTTCTGGTGGTACATGTTAAAGGAAGTAAGGAGTAGAACTATATTTGGGATGCTTTAGGATCTGAACCAAAACAAAATTGTTTTTCTCTTTTCGTTTTTTCTAGAAACTGAAATTTAAGTAATCGTTTGCCAGCATATCTTCTGACAACAATCACATATTACGATGTCTCTGCTGTTGCTTTGCttttaaattagtgatttgataAACAAGATGTAAAATATCTTTCCTTTACAGAACTATCTGTAAGTTTTTCGGTAATGAATTGGAGATCTTGGTGTTTTAATTGCCTTTTCTCATAGTACTTGATGCTTCCCTATGGCTATGTAGGCCCACATGTGTGCTCCTCGCGTTGAGCAATTTATTGAGTTGTTGGTCTCAATTCCAGCGGAAGGTCATCCTAACTCCTTCGCTTACTTAATGTTTGAGTGGACAAAGCAGCAAGGCAAGTATACGGGCTTGTTAGTCCTTCAGTGGCATTATGCAGAAACGTTTAACTGCATTGTTTTGAGCATATTATTGAGTTTTTGTTCTACTTGCTTCATCTCTCTTGTAGTTAGCTTAGGGAGTTGTGCATCATGAGCTACATCTTGACAGCTGCTTGTATATTTAGTCTGTACTAAAAAAACATGCTAATATTCAGGGGAAATTCAGGGGGCTTACCAAATTAAAGTCACCACCACTGCCTTGGCTTTACTATTATCTACAAAGCATGTTGAATTGGGGAAACTGAATGTTCAAGGCCATTTAATTCAGGTTGGTTATACTTGTTGATTCTTCCGCAAGCAGAGTCCAACAATGACTTAAAATTCATTTTGTGGGTATTTCGAAGTCTACTGCAGGGATAACTACACGCTCAAAAGCTAAGATAGCTCCAGATCAATGGACGTTGGTGCCTCTTCCTGGAAAGGTATTTTTACTGTTCCCAATATGATGGTTTCAAAAATTGATGTCAGCCTGTGtatttgttttttgtattttatggcaCACTGGCCATGAAATATATGCCAACAAACTCATTCATGGGTTGGCGATTCTTGCTCGCCAGTGAGTGATAAATTGATCTCTTTACCAGTCTTTGTGTTTTCATCTGTGTTTCAGCATTTGTTTGAGACTTTTTTGATGCATTTTTTTAAATCAAAGTGTGTTTTTATCGGCTGATATGTAATTTAACATTCTTGAATAGTAGCATTATCTATTTTTTCTAACAGAacttatgtttatggacttgataGATTCTTGCTTCATTAGCAGACACCTTAATTGAAATTCAAGAGCAAGTTTTAGTTGGCGGCGATGAGGTAATTATAGTCCTTAAAGCACTGTATAAAGACAAGTCTATAGGTTTTCTAAATCTTGCACAAAATCCGTGATGCCAGGATAGTGACTGGGAGGAAGTTCAAGAAGGAGATGTTGAGACAGATGAAGCTGTACTTTTATCAAGTAGTGTCATACCTCGTGGTAGACCATCCTATGATTACCTTGACGCGATGGCCAAGGCTTTCGACGAGGTTTTTGTTAAATGCTGCTATTCTTTCTTTATCTCCATCTGTCCATCCATCAATTTCCTTAAAAAATTGGTCATCATATTTTAACCCTTAACTTGTTTTACTAGGACGGGGATGATGGAGACGATGATGACCTTCTTAGTGGCGCTGACCCCCTTAATGAGGTATTTGTTTAGAAAAAAATACATCATATCTGAATGCTATCATTCCTTCAGAGAGTATCAACTGACCATCAATTCAATTGCGTCTGCAGATTAATCTGGTGAATTATATAGTAGATTTTCTCAAGAAGTTTGCTCATAGTGATGGAGCAATTTTTAGTCATCTTTTACAGGTCCATTCCAACTCTTAAGTGACTCAATCGaatatataagtaaaatattacACTTTGAACCTTTATTATGGTTTTAACATCTGTTATTACCAGAGTTTGACGAAACCTCAAAAAGATGCAATTCAAATGGTGCTGAAGCAATGAGGATTCTTTTGTTGTACAAAAGGTGAGGACAATGTTCATTTGTGAAAAATTCTGGTTTGGCCTACAAAGTTTTTATTCTTTTCCCCAAAATTGGCTCTGGGTGAGAGTGGCTGTGAGTTTGTAAAGCGcgaaatttcataagttttttatttatttattgttttccTTATATTAAAACGTGTAATGTAATGTAGCAGTTTGTAGCTTCATATCTGTGTGTCAATCGTAAAACTGCATTATGTGATTCATTCTTTTATTCCAGATAACATTTCCTTTGCTTCAAATTTCCGCATTATTTTCATCTTATTTGATAGAAAAAGTTCTGGTTGTATACAGCTAGTTCTGTAGCAATTGATTAATATGATATTTGTGAAAGCAGCAGCCTTTTGTGTTTTACTTCTCTTTTGATAAAATCATTGATAGGGAGAACTGATGTAGCATTCCAATTAAGTGAAAGTATAATGGGTGCTAATCAGACTAATATTTTTGTGGACATGATTGTAGAGAAATTTGTTCACACGTTTTCTCCAATTTTCTTGAGAAGCATTTAGTGAGTTGTTCGAGTGTCTGCTCATCGCTTGGGCCTGTGCGTGAGATTTCTTCGgggaaaaatgacattgtatagtcgctctcaaaataatagtcgaaaaatgtatattttttttgtgtgtatatatacacTGTATGTTAAAAATATActtaaattttatacactttcgGCTACAGAATGTAAATAGTTTTTGGCGCGGGTTAAGAGTGAAGAAAAGCCCATTTCTTTTCATTGTAGTCACCTCAGCGAGATACATTTTGTAAATTTAAAATGAAAAAGGTAAGAGTATTTCTTTTCTAAAATTTAGTTCTCACAATTCAAAATTATATCaaaacacgaaatgataggcggtTCACtaaatttgaaatatacatgcatGGTTTCCTTTAAAAGAAAATATCCTCCATGGTATAAAAGAGTGGATTTTATTCATATCATTGATAATGTAGAGATTTATACTATTAATGTAATTTAAACTGTTGTAATAGCTAATTTATCGTATTTTTTAGTTTACTCCACGATTTTTAGGAgatagttacttgtagttatttTTTAGGTTATGTAACATTGGATATAACTCTTAAAAGAGTAATTGTAATGAGAAGTACgggaaattgcaagtaaaataTGAGAGGAGGTAGGCGTTGATTCTACCTTATGAGTATTCGAACTATAACAGTTCCAATTAATAAaaagtgaaaaatattttgaagctAATTTAGAATTGATTCTACCTTATGAGTATTCGAACTATAACAGTTCCAATTAATAAaaagtgaaaaatattttgaagctAATTTAGAAAGAAAAGTAAGACGTATTTGAGATTACCATTATGACTTCCTAGTTGACTATAATGACTACTAGGGGTGTACATGAATTGAGTTGGTTCAGGTATTTTAATTATCAAACTAAACCAATGGTGtcagatttttaaatttataaaccaaactaaaccaaaccaaaccaataaagtcAGGGTTTTCAATCTCGTTTTTTATCTGGGTTTTCaggttttcggatttttttccggtaaagtcttcatagcacaaaatatgtaacttgtgctccaaatatttattttagtcctagtaggatacaactatataatatatttttgaagagaataaaataataataatatgagatgagtcatagcattgtactaaaatattcaataacaaagataataaaatcgcacaaaaaaatattactaattaattCACCATAACAAAAATttacataatctaaaaatactatataggtcatgctaaaatacgTACAATTCACCATAATAAAAATttacataatctaaaaatactatataggtcatgctaaaatacatacaactaataagtactattaattacacAATTAAGcattaaagaaaaagataaactaggttatacatttttattataaaccaatacaaaactaaaaaatagatatccaacacatttgtcattcctagtgttgaattgaatttccTTTATtaacattagtattgatttgaactttaatTGACTTACTACctttatggactataaaattattggaccattcaagaatgttaagtccaaacTTTAAATAATACGTTTACATATAAAACTGTGaacaagtttaagaaatatttaaaaattatattataataaatatttatacgtataaaatatttttaaaaattgtataaatgtaatgtcgggttggtttggtttcggtttgaatttttttagttaaaaccaaaccaaaccaattatggtcagttttgtttttccaacaccaaaccacaaTCGGATTTTTTCTCCCGGTTTGACTCAGATTATCGGGTTGGTGCGATTTATCGATTTTATCTGTACACCCCTAATGACTACTATTCTCAATCCTTTTTCCTAAGTGTAaactttgttttattttattaccTATAAAGTggaaaaagaaattaattttttttgacTCACTTAAAGCAATGCCATAAATTTGAAACAACTCCATTGAATTGAAAgccaaaaatttattaaaataataaaatattccaCACTTGACTATTACAAACTTGCTTCTAAAGTGGTGGCTGAGAGACGGCTATGGAATTAGCACGTATGCGACTCAGTTCTTCctttctaaaaaaatatttttacaatgTCCTTGGAAAATTCTACGAATTTATTATCTATTCTGGTTTTTTCCCTTCAAACTTCCATATCTCACTTTGAAAAGAAATACTGATCACATATTATGCTTGTTTTAGACATAATTATTATTGTTTCTACTGAAATTGCAAAGTCCTGATTGGCTGATTAAACATGTCAAAATTATGTGTATTGTTGATTCAAAGGTTAGATGAAAAATAGGTAAGATCCCTTCATCATTAACTAAAAGTTTCCGAGTCATGAGAATAACAAAAATTCTGGGAGTGCTTTCCCCTTTAATGAGCCTTACATGACACCAATCCGGATTAGTTGAGTGATCACAACGAGGTGAAACCACTCTCTTAGCGGCGGATTTAGAATAAAAATTTGACAGGTTTGACGTAAGATAATTCATAGCATTAGACTCATTGCACTTCTACAATTATGTGtttatattaaatatttattgaaattttAGTAGGTTCTTATATATGAATATATGTTCTACATCGGCATCTCCTCCATAATAATCATGCCGAATGAAGCGTTCTTGATTTTGAGTTGGTATATGGATGGGCCAACTCTTTGGGTCGTAATAGTGCATACGAAAGATTGATAGAGCTAGCGATGCGTTGAAAACACTGAATTCTGATAAACCCATTGCGAATATACTGAGTCCACCCCGGACTTTCCTTGTCTCTTGCCATGATAAGGTGGTAATATAGGTATCGACGCTAGAAAAATAAGTTTAGGGGCGTAATACAAACAACATAATATAGTTATTATCATCCAAAAAAGGTAAAAGTATGTATCAAatagttttcaataaatttctagGATTTCACAGAATTGAGTGGTCAAACTTTGGTAAGAAGAAACCAAATTTGAATTGAAAATATAAAGATTAGAGAGTGAATATACCAGTAATTAGTTACCACTAAATGATTCAAAAGGAATATTATTTGATACATGGCATATCTACAAATAAACTGAttttttcttcatcatcatcattaatTAAGTTTATCATTGCCATATAATTTACAAGAGATGCATCAAAATGGAAATGATACATATATCTCCTAAGAACTATAATGTTCATCTTCCTTCTACCATAATCATGCAAACATTTTATTTATCGTAGCCACCATTGATAATGATCTCTCGACCTCGTCCCTGAGATGAAATCGAATGAAATAACCTCTTGATGCAAATTAGCAATGAGAGGAGGTGGCTTGAGATGGTTTCTACATAACGGACACGTCATACGTCCCTTACCAACAAACCCTATGAAAAAGATGATCACATCTTaaccttcttctccttcttcaatCTTTGGACAAACAAATTGCACATTCTACTGAACCCGAAGACTATGGTTCAGGTTCATAATGCATAACTTCAAGCTCATGATGTCACGATCcggcgtgagaaatatattcaacatatcacatcaaatggcacggcaataccttcgtgcacttgtctcattctcacccaatatatatatgtagatcaattcaattggcacggtaatacccttcgtgcatttatatctttctcaccgtacatacatataacagtaccaactaggtaagagaaatgccaataacaataaaagaagtaAAGTGGAGGCatacaggaagcaacaacgactacaagtcacataaaaaacacaggtgcacaataacatctcaagataaaggcatgaatgtatacacaacaaaacgatatcacaatataatatatgtctctcgtcctcgcctgcacagaaatacccttcgtgccaggaatatatgataatataaaattaattgcacgacatcacccttcgtgcttttactctcatcctcacctgataatataaataaaatggaacggcatcacccttcgtgctttacactcttaaatggcacgacatcacccttcgtgctttacactctcaaatggcacgacatcacccttcgtgctttacactcttccttaccaagcacatgtatatcattaacaagaaaggtaggaa is a window from the Nicotiana tomentosiformis chromosome 10, ASM39032v3, whole genome shotgun sequence genome containing:
- the LOC104092420 gene encoding uncharacterized protein is translated as LSFLLPFGLVSLTCFYLAAVILKQFIKKHWQEDEEGFEHPVVSSDEKVAIRGLLLPLLDDPHRKICTAIGMSVASIAHYDWPEDWPDLLPSLMKCISDQTNMNAVHGALRCLALVSADLDDMMVPKLVPVLFPCLHAIVSSPQIYEKPLRMKALSIVYACTSMLGAMSGVYKTETTAMMSPMLQSWIKQFSSILEHPVQSEDPDDWSIRMEVIKCLNQFLQNFPSLMESQFRVFMGPLWQSFVSSLGVYTRSSIEGIEDPYDGRYDSDGAEQSLESFIIQLFEFLLTILGSPKFVKVVGSNVKELVYYTIAFMQTTDQQIHTWSIDANQYVADEDDNTYSCRASGALLLEEVISSCGTQGIHAIIDSAKARFSESQQEKASGASGWWKMREATLFALASVSEQLLEAEVPEITKVSLGNTLEQILSEDMATGVNEYPFLYARMFSSIAKFSSMVSQGLIEHFLYAAIKALSMDMPPPVKVGACRALSQLLPDTHEEVLRPHFLDLFSSLTDLLKHASDETMHLVLETLQETVKAGPEFAVSTEPVLSPIILNMWASNVVDPFVSIDALEVLEAIKNAPGCMHPLVSRVLPYIGPILNKPHQQPEGLVAGSLDLVTMLLKNAPTHIVKAVYEVSFDPVVRIVLQSDDHSEMQNATQCLAALISGGKEELLAWGGDTAFAMRSLLDVASRLLDPDLESSGALFVGSYILQLILHLPSQMAQHIRDLVAALVRRMQSCKISGLRSSLLVIFARLAHMCAPRVEQFIELLVSIPAEGHPNSFAYLMFEWTKQQGEIQGAYQIKVTTTALALLLSTKHVELGKLNVQGHLIQSTAGITTRSKAKIAPDQWTLVPLPGKILASLADTLIEIQEQVLVGGDEDSDWEEVQEGDVETDEAVLLSSSVIPRGRPSYDYLDAMAKAFDEDGDDGDDDDLLSGADPLNEINLVNYIVDFLKKFAHSDGAIFSHLLQSLTKPQKDAIQMVLKQ